The genomic DNA ACGATTTGATAGAAGGGATCAAGTGCAACTTCTAGGTACTGTTCAAGAGAGAACCCCTCTGCACCGAACGATCGCACACCAGGGTAAAAGCTGGTGCGAATGACTCCTGCGAGAGGGACGATCATAAAGAGCAGCAACAGACCTACACTGGGCGTGATCAGCCATACCCACACTGTGGATCGTTTATCGCGGGCTTTAAACCTGACCAATGACCGGTTTTGCAACTCAAATTCCTGCTTGCCAGAACTGCTAATCAAAAAGGACGGGGCAGGCTTGAGCGCCCGCCACGCCTACCGCATCTCGCGGTTGAATTGGGCGATCCATTCGCTCCTGTATGCGGCAACCTTCTGCCAGTCGACCGGCTGGAGGTTTTGAAGACCATTTTCTCCGTATGGAATCATGTTCGCAGCAACGTCTGGCGGCAATTGTACGCGGGTGGTTGGCACATAGCCAAAGAACCTGGACATCTCTGTCATAAATGGCCCGGTCAGCAGTTGTTCAAGGTACGCCTTTACGGCCTCCGGATGCTTTGTTCCCTTGACTGGATTTATATACGAACGGAGCCCATACAGGCCCTCAACCGGTACGATTAGCGACATCGGTTTCCCTGCCCTCTGCATTGAAAATACGCGCCCATCCCAAAAGGGGCCTGCCAGCGCTTCTTCCTGTTCGAATAGCTGAAGCAGATTTACCGTGGACGCAGTGGTCGAGGTGATGTTTGGCTTGATCCTGCGGAGTGCCTCGAAGCCAGGGCCGACGTTGTCTTCGCTGCCGCCGTTCGCCTTGGCCAGCGCAAGCAAAAACAGCACCCCACCCCCGTTCTCCAAATTTAAGGTTGCAACGCGCCCCTCAAGGTCTGGTCGCGCAAGATCTGCATATGACTCAACTGGCGGGTCAACCAACTTTGTATTATGGGTCAGAACCATCGATGATGCAGACATCGGGATACCGTGGTCCCCAAACTCTCGAATATTTGGGGACAGCATTGCAATCAGATCGGCATCCAAATCCGTAGGCGTTATAGCCTCGGCCTTGATCAAATCCGGCATATTTGGACTATCAGCCATGATCAGATCGAAAGGAGGATTGGCGGGCGACGCAAGAATTCTCGCAGTTGCCGCTGCCGCAGTGGACGGAGTGTGCATAACCGTTAGGCCTGTCTGCTCTTCCAGGGGCTTTGCAACGGTCTCGACGAGGATTCGATCGTAGTCCCCCCCATATCCGTTGATATTCAGCGTGATCCCCTCAAATCGCTTTTCCTGACCCCAAGCGATGTTTGGTAGAGCGAGGCCGCTGGTCGCGAGTGCCAAGGATTGCAGAAAAGAGCGGCGTTTCATTGTATTTTCCCTTTTCTAACGTATCGCGAGGGTGGCATGCGAAGCCGACATCCTGCATAAGAAGGCCAATTCTCACTTCTCACAAA from Mesorhizobium sp. M1E.F.Ca.ET.045.02.1.1 includes the following:
- a CDS encoding extracellular solute-binding protein — encoded protein: MKRRSFLQSLALATSGLALPNIAWGQEKRFEGITLNINGYGGDYDRILVETVAKPLEEQTGLTVMHTPSTAAAATARILASPANPPFDLIMADSPNMPDLIKAEAITPTDLDADLIAMLSPNIREFGDHGIPMSASSMVLTHNTKLVDPPVESYADLARPDLEGRVATLNLENGGGVLFLLALAKANGGSEDNVGPGFEALRRIKPNITSTTASTVNLLQLFEQEEALAGPFWDGRVFSMQRAGKPMSLIVPVEGLYGLRSYINPVKGTKHPEAVKAYLEQLLTGPFMTEMSRFFGYVPTTRVQLPPDVAANMIPYGENGLQNLQPVDWQKVAAYRSEWIAQFNREMR